CTGGCCGAACTCAAGTTCGAGGTGGCCGACGCCGGCGAATCAGCCGTGCGCCTGGCCTACCTCCGGATCGGCGACGCCCGCCAGCTGCGGGCCACCATCCTGGCACGGGCGGCGGGGCTGGAACCCGACCCGGAGCGCCCCGAAGAAGCCCCGCCCGAGGCGCCGGAATTTCCGGTCCTGTCTGTCCCGCCGTCGCGCCTGGTCGGTTCGCTGCTCCTGAGCGAGCAGAGTTTCTTTGTGGTGCTGGGCGCTGTCGCGTCCGTGGTGCTGTCCGCCGTCACCGAGAACCGCGGCTTCTACTTCTACCTGATCCCCGCCGCCCTGGGCCTGGCCGCCGCCTACTGGGGGTCCTTCAACAAGGGCTACAACTTCACTGCCGCCATCTCGCCGGACGGCATCCGTCTCCGCTACGGGCTGCTGGATACACAGGCGCAGACCCTTCCGCCCGGCCGGATCCAGGCGCTGAAAATTACGCAGCCGCCGCTGTGGCGGATCTTCGGCTGGTACCGGATGCAGGTCAATGCGGCCGGCTACGGCGGCCCCGGCAGCAACGGTGAGGGCGCCTCCCGCACCACCCTCCTACCGGTGGGTGTGCTGGCGGACGTCATGAGCATGCTGTCGCTGGTGCTCCCGGATCCGGGAACCCCGGATCCGGCACGCGTCTTTACCGCCGGACTGACCGGGCTCGCTCCCGCAGACCGGAAGATTCCGGCAAGGCAGCCGGCCGCCGCGCCGGCTTCGGAGGCCGTCACAGCAGTGGAGCCCGACGGCGGGTTCGTCACCAGTCCGCGCCGGGTGCGGCTGCTGGCTCCGCTGGGCTGGCGCCGCAACGGCTTCACCGCCACGGACACCGCGCTGCTGCTCCGTTCCGGCCGCCTGTGGCGTGAGCTGGTTGTTGTTCCCCACCAGCGCACGCAGTCGATGGCCCTGCAGCAGGGGCCGCTGGCACGGCGCTTCCGTGTGGCCGACCTTGTCCTGCACACCACCGCGGGCCCCGTGTCGCCGCGACTCATCCAGGCCGGCCTGGACGAAGCCCGGACCCTGTTCGATGCCCAGGCCGCCCGCGCGCGGGAAGCGCGCAAGCGCCAGACCAGCGAACAGTGGCTTGCGCAGGTCGCCCCGGCGGTGGCGGTTGAGCATCCGGTGGTTGAGGCTGGGCCCACGGCCGCAGGATTCCCTGACCGAGCTCGCGAGGTTAGGGAGCGGCTGGGGAGCGAAACAGGGCCCGCCGAAACCGCGGATCCCGGAAAGCTTGATCCCCAGGGACATCCGATCTCCCGGGGCAGCCCGGTAACCGACAGAACTACCAGGAGGACCCGCAACATGGCTAAGCCAGGACGCCTCGGCGTCGGAATCATCGGTGCCGGCAAAGTGGGTGCCGTCCTCGGTGCGGCGCTCCGCGCTGCCGAACACGCCGTCGTCGGCGTTTCAGCGGTCTCGGACGCGAGCCGGGAACGAGCCGAAACCCTGCTGCCCGGCGTTCCGGTGCTCGACGTGCAGGACATCGTGGAACGGGCCGAGCTGGTGCTCCTGGCCGTACCGGACGATGCCCTCGGCGGACTCGTCAAGGGCCTGGCGAAACTCGGGGCCTGGCAACCCGGACAGCTCGTGGCGCACACGTCCGGCCGCTTCGGCGTCGGAATCCTGCATCCGGTGCGGGCCGCAGGCGCGGTCCCGCTCGCCTTGCACCCGGCCATGACCTTCACCGGCATGAGCCTGGACCTCACCCGCCTGCTGGACTGCACGTTCGGCGTCACGGCGGATGCCGCCATGCTCCCCATCGCCCAGGCCCTTGTGGTGGAGATGGGCGCCGAGCCGGTGGTCATCGCCGAAGGTGACCGCACGCAGTACCACGCCGCCCTGGCGCACGGCTCGAACCATCTGGTCACCCTCGTGGCGCAGGCCTCGCAGCTGCTCCGCGAGGTGGGGGTTGAGGCGCCCGAGCGCATGCTGGGGCCGCTCCTTCGTGCCACGCTGGAGAACGCCTTGGCCTCCGGCGAAGGAGCCCTGACCGGCCCCGTGGCCCGCGGCGATGTTGGCACGGTCGCCGCCCATGCCGAAGCCCTGCGCGAGCACGACGCCGGTGCCGGCGGCGATATTCTGGAGGCCTACCTGGCCATGGCGCGGGCCACCGCGAGCCGCGCCGGGAGCCGCGGACTGCTGAAGCCGGATCAGCTGAATGCGATCCGCGCGGCCCTGGAGGGCACAGGAAATGACGGGCCGCAGGCCACTGAAGGAGACTGACTTGGCGATCAAAGTCGTAACCACCGCGGCGGCGCTGCGGGCCGAGAGCGCGCGGCTGCTGACGGAGAAACAGGGCGCATCCCAGGGTCTTGTTCCCACCATGGGCGCCCTGCACGAAGGGCACGCCATGCTGGCGCGCACCGCCGTCGAACAGAACGACGTTGTGGTGGCCAGCATCTTCGTCAATCCGCTGCAGTTCGGCGAGGCCGCGGACCTGGACCGCTACCCGCGGACCCTGGAGGCGGACATGGAGCTGCTCGATGCAGAGGGTGTGGACCTGGTGTTCGTGCCGCCGGTGGACGAGGTCTATCCCGGGGGCGAACCGCTGGTCCGGGTGACCGCGGGCCGCCTCGCCGAGAAATGGGAAGGCGCTTCCCGCCCCGGGCACTTCGACGGCGCGCTCACCGTGGTGGCCAAGCTGCTGCACTACGGGTTTCCGGGTGCCGGGCTTTCGGGCCGCGGCGCCTTCGTGACCGGCACCGTCGCTGGCCAGCCTGCCTACCGCGCCTACTTTGGCCAGAAGGATGCCCAGCAGCTGACGCTGGTGCGGCGAATGGTGGCGGACCTGAATTTCCCCGTGGAAATCGTGGCTGTGCCGACGGTCCGATCCGAGGGCGGTCTGGCCCTGAGCAGCCGGAACAGGTTCCTTTCCGGCGAGGAACGCGAGGCCGCCCTGGTCCTGTCCCGGGCCCTTCGGCTCCTCGAGGAACGGGCGAATGCCCACGAACCGCTTGACCTGGAATCAGCACAGGCGCTGGTGGAGTCCCAGCCTTTGGTGGGGCTGGACTACTTCGACGTGGTGGACCCGGACACGCTGGAGCCCCTGGCCGAGAACTGCAAGGAGACACCGTTCCGCGGCGAAGGCCTGGCCATCATTGCGGCGAAGGTGGGGCCGGTCCGGCTCATCGACAACGTGCCGCTGAGCTCCTGACACGGGAAATTTCCGGCTTCTCCGCCGCTTTTCTCTAATGACGGGAATTACCCTGGGGATACACTGTTGGAATCTGCAGCGACGACGCTCGCCGGAAACCACATCGCATCTCCCTGAGGGAATCCCCATGTCTACAGACGTCTCTTCCAACGCCCACGGCGACCCAGCACGGAGCCAGGCAGCAGCAGGGGCGCCGGCAGCTGCCCCGGTGAAGATGTCCCGTGAATCGGTCACCATCATCACCACGCTGTTGGTTGCCACCTTCGTGGTGATCCTCAACGAAACCATCATGAACGTCGCACTCCAGCGGCTGATGGTTGACCTCGGTGTTGACGCGCCCACCGTGCAGTGGCTGTCCACGGGCTTTATGCTCACGATGGCCGTGGTGATCCCCACCACCGGGTTCATTTTGCAGACTCTCTCCACCCGGGCCGTGTTCATGCTGGCAATGGGGCTGTTCTCCGGCGGCACACTCCTGGCCGCACTGGCCCCCGGCTTCGAAGTGCTGCTGCTGGCCCGAATTGTGCAGGCCGGCGGCACAGCCATCATGCTCCCCCTGCTGATGACCACCATCCTCACCCTCGTTCCGCCGGAACGCCGCGGCGCCGTTATGGGCAACGTGAGCATCGCGATCTCCGTGGCACCGGCAATGGGGCCAACGGTGTCCGGTCTGATCCTTGAGCACTTCACGTGGCGCTTTATGTTCGTCTTTGTGCTGCCCGTTGCCCTCGCGGCCTTCGCCATCGGCGCCCGCTTCCTCACGAACGTCGGCGAATCCGAGAAGACCAGGCTGGACTTCCTGTCGGTGCTGCTGACCATGCCTGCGTTCGGCGGCGTGGTTTACGGCCTCAGCCAGATCGGCGGCGGCCACGGCGGACAAAGCGGACCCGGCGCGCCCGCGGTGGCGGCCCTGGCCATTGGCGTGGTGGCCATGCTCGCCTTCGTGTTCCGCCAACTGAGGCTGCAAAAAAAGGACGCTCCGCTGCTGGACCTGCGGGCATTCAACTTCCGCATGTTCACGGTGTCAGTGCTGCTGATGGTGGTGGCGATGGTGGCCCTGTTCGGTGCCGTCATCCTGCTGCCGCTCTACCTGCAGGAGATCCGCGGACTGAAGTCGCTCGAAACCGGCCTGGCGCTCCTTCCCGGCGGCCTGGCGATGGGTCTCCTCGGGCCGTTCATCGGGCGCCTGTTCGACAAGGTGGGCCCGCTGCCGCTGACAGTTTCCGGCTCCGTCCTGATGGTGCTGTCGCTGTGGCAGTTTTCCATGCTGAATGCCGAGTCCGCCGTGTGGTGGATCGTGGCGCTTCACGTGGCCCTGAGCTTTGGCCTGGCGCTCCTGTTTACCCCGGCGTTCACCACCGGGCTCAACCCGCTGCCGCCGCACCTCTACTCGCACGGATCGGCGATCATGAGCACACTGCAGCAGGTGGCCGGTGCCGCCGGGACGGCGTTGCTGGTGTCGATCTACGCCGTGGTGTCGGCAGCGTCAGGCATCGTCGCAGGCATGCACGCGGCGTTCCTGACGGCAGCCATCATAGCCGTCGCCGCCGTCGTGCTTTCCGCCATGATGCGCAAGACGGCCGGTGCGGAGCACCCCGCCCCGGCCGCCCACTAACGCCCGGGTCAGGCCGTCTCGACAGGCCTGTCCGTGGCGTGTCCATACTGCGACCAGCCGCCGACGAACAGCCTGCCTCTCCCCGCCCCCAGTTGCTCCAGGACCAGCAGGTTGTGGCAGGCAGTCACTCCGGATCCGCAATATGCAATGGTGTCCTGGGCGGAGACAATTCCCGCACGCTCGAAATTCGCGCGTAGCTGGTCCTCGGGCAGCAGTCTTCCTGAGGAGTCGAGGTTCTCGCGGCAGGGAACATTCACGGCACCGGGTATATGCCCGGGGCGGGGGTCCACAGGGTCTTGGCACCCGTCGAAGCGGTCACGATTCCTCGCGTCCACCACCTTGTACTGATCAGACGACGCCTCCGAGATATCGGCAAGCAGGCTCTTAGGCCATGCATGGGCCGAGAATTCTCCCTCCCTTATTTGCGGGGCATCCTTGGCGAGTTGTCCTGGATAGCTGGCGATACCCCCGTTCAGGATCGCGGCGCTGCGGCCCGTGGATCGGAGCATCCAGACAAGTCGGGCCGCGATGACCCCGCCCGCGTCGTCGTAGGCGATCACGGTGTCTGAGTCATTTATGCCGGCTTCCCGCATCCCCTGGGCAAACACTTCGGGATCGGGCAGCGGGTTCCTCCCGGCTTCTTGCGAAGCTGGCCCGGAGAGCCACTGATCCATGTCGACGAAGACGGCATCCGGGATATGGCCGGCATCGTAGGCGTCCTTCCCCGAGGACCCGTCCAGGTACCAGCGGGTATCCACGAGAACGAACCGCCCTGCGTTGCCCGCGCACCAGTTCCAGTCGACAAAGGGCTGCAAGTTGGAGTCGCTATTGCTCATGATCGGCAGTCTAGAGCGATAGATCATATGTTGAGATTTCGATCTCAATATATGGAACCCGGGGTTCCTTCGCGGGAAGGCCCGAAGCGTCCCTTGGCGCGTTGGGGCCTGTAAGGAACGTCAGCCGGCGAAGAACTCGCTCAGTTCGGTGATCAGCTTGTCTGGCGCCCTGTTGACGCCGTCGTGCCCTGACCCGGGCAGGATGGTGTAGCTGGAACCTGAGAGGACGTCGTGGATCTGCCCGCATGCGATGCCGAAGTAGGCCGGGCTCTTTTCGCCGACAATGATGAGGGTCTCGAGGGGCAGCGCCAGGAAAGGCTCGGCCGGCATGTCCGCGGCGATGATCGCCTTGATCTCCCGGACGCCGGTCTTCATCAGGTCGCGGTGCTGTTTGCCGATGGGCGTCCCGGCGATGAGCTTGTTGGCGAGCGTCAGCATCGAAAGCGGCATCCGTGAGGACAGGGCCCCGCCCGTCTCGAGACCCCTGACCAGCACGGCGAGGGCGCGGTCGTCGTCGCCGGCCGCCGTCGCGCGTTCGTATTCGGAGATCCAGTCAGCCTTGACGCTGTGGTTGACGGACACGGCAGGATCGTAGACGGCGAGCCGTTCAACCGGAAGCGTGCGCGCCGCGTGCAGAGCAACCGCGCCGCCGAAGCTATGGCCGAAGACGTCCGTGCTGGCCGTGTGCTTCATGACGGTATCGAGGTCCCTGATGTCTACATCCAGCGTGTAGTCCCCGGGCTGCGGCGACGATTCGCCGCGGCCGCGCCGGTTGAACGTGTGCACCGGCCGACCCAGTGAAGCACTCAGCTTCTGGGCAAAGCGGGTGTAGTCCGCGGCGGTGACCATTGAAGCCTGCACGACGACGACGCCCGAGCCTGCCGAGGCCAGCTCGGCGCCCGTGGTGTACAGCTCCAGCGTTCCGCCGTCGGGTGTTGTGATGTTCTCGCGCGTCATGTTCCGAGCCTACCTGTGGCGGCTGGAACCGCACAGCAGCCGGGCGTCACAAGGCCCACAGGGCGTCAGCCCTTGAAGTAAGCGGAGATGTCCTCCACCAGCTCCTTGACCGCGGCGGGAATGGAGGCGTGGACGCATTTGGGCGAGACCTGGAAGGCGCTGCCGGGCACGGCCCGGTGCAGCAGTTCCGCCGTCACGTTGTAGTAGCTGGGGCTCTTGGCGCCCACCATGAACCTGGTGTTCGGCGGCAGCACGGAGAAATCGCGGGCGTGGTCGGCTTCGTCGAACGCGGCCTTGAGCTCACCCACCCCGCTGGGCATGAGCTCCTTGAACAAACGGTTCACTTTGGTCCGAGACACCAGCGCCATCAGCCCGGCGAGGACCGGCTCGGGGATTCTGGCCAGGGCTGTGCCGGGCTGCATGCCCTTCTTGAGCTTGGCCAGTGCATGGGGGACGTTGCCGGCATTGACCGAGCGTTCGAAACTGTCCAGCCATGACGTGTCCACGCTGCCGTCGATATTGACTGCAGCGTCGTAGACCGCGAGTTTGTCCGGCTGGTGCCGTGTTCCGGCGAACTCCTGGACAGCGTTCAGGGCCACCGAGCCGCCCAGGCTGTGGCCAAAGAGGTTGCGGGCGCCGGTGGTGTCCATGATGGTCCGGACGTCGGCGATCTCGGTGGCCATGGAATAGTCCGGCGGCTGCGGTGTGGAGTCACCGCGGCCGCGCCGGTCATACACGTCCACCGCCCAGCCGTCGCCGAGGCCTTTGGCCAGGGCTTCCGAAAACGGCCGGTAAATCAGTGCCGTGAGGAATGCCCCGCCGATCACCACGACCCGCCTCTCGCCGGGGGCATCCACCGTGCCGTAGCTGTAGAGAGCAAGCCGGCCGCCGTCGTGCGTGGGTACGGCCTGCTGCTTTACTGCTGCCCATTCCTTCACTGGTGCTTTTCCATCACGGGCCCATCCTAAAGCGGTGGCCCAGCGGGTGCCTGGCGGCCCGGATGCGCCGGAGCCGCAGCCCGACGTCGTCGGCCAGGAACCTTGCGGTGGTGAGCGCCAGGCGGTGGCCCGGACGGAGCGGCCCCTCGTGGAGCTGCCCCGGGACCAGTGCGAAGTCGATTGCCGGCACCGCCGCGGCGAGCTGGCGGCCGGTTTCGGCAAAGTACGCCGGGCTCCAGCCGCCGCTGAGCATCAGGGTGGGGGTGGTGATGCCGGTGAAGTCCTGGAGCTCGGCGTCGGCCTTGAGCACGGCCTGCATTTCGGCGAGGGCGGTGGGCAGCAGCTGCCGCATCTCGGCGCCCAGGCGGGTCCGGGCGGACAGGATGCTCAGCATGCGCAGCGCCCCGAGCGGGAGTTTGGAGACCGGGCCGGCCGTTTCCAGGCCCTGGACCAGATGCGCCCAGGCGTGGTCCAGCTGGCCGGCCGCCATGGTTTGCTCCAGTTCAGGGCGCCACCGGCGGCTGAGGCTGCCAGCGACGGAGACAGCCGCGTCATAAGTCACCAGCCGCCGGATCAGCCCGGTCCGGGCGGCCTGCAGCGCCACGAATCCCCCATAGCTGTGGGCCGCCACGTCAGTGGAACCAGTGGATCGGAGGACAGCGGCAAGGTCGCCGACTTCGGTGGCCGCGGAATATCCTCCCGGCTGTTCCGAGGAGCCCGCACGGCCACGGCGGTTGTAAGTGTGCACCGGCCGCCCCAGGAGGCGGGCAAGCTTCATGGCGAAGGGGCCGTAGAGGGCATCCGTCACCAGGGTTCCGTGAACCACGACGACGCCGGGTTGCGCCGGGGCGTCCGGGTCACCGGCCGCTGCGGCCGCGGAGGGGCCACAACAGGGCTGAAGGAGTGCACCTCAAGGTGCCCTTCGCCGTCGTCCGTCCTGATGGTCCGAGTCTCCACAGCTTCGAGTCTATTCCCCTCCCGAGGCCGCTCGGCCCGGCTCGTCCGGGCGAAAACGGCGAGGTGA
This genomic window from Arthrobacter sp. 24S4-2 contains:
- a CDS encoding alpha/beta fold hydrolase translates to MTRENITTPDGGTLELYTTGAELASAGSGVVVVQASMVTAADYTRFAQKLSASLGRPVHTFNRRGRGESSPQPGDYTLDVDIRDLDTVMKHTASTDVFGHSFGGAVALHAARTLPVERLAVYDPAVSVNHSVKADWISEYERATAAGDDDRALAVLVRGLETGGALSSRMPLSMLTLANKLIAGTPIGKQHRDLMKTGVREIKAIIAADMPAEPFLALPLETLIIVGEKSPAYFGIACGQIHDVLSGSSYTILPGSGHDGVNRAPDKLITELSEFFAG
- a CDS encoding DHA2 family efflux MFS transporter permease subunit — protein: MSTDVSSNAHGDPARSQAAAGAPAAAPVKMSRESVTIITTLLVATFVVILNETIMNVALQRLMVDLGVDAPTVQWLSTGFMLTMAVVIPTTGFILQTLSTRAVFMLAMGLFSGGTLLAALAPGFEVLLLARIVQAGGTAIMLPLLMTTILTLVPPERRGAVMGNVSIAISVAPAMGPTVSGLILEHFTWRFMFVFVLPVALAAFAIGARFLTNVGESEKTRLDFLSVLLTMPAFGGVVYGLSQIGGGHGGQSGPGAPAVAALAIGVVAMLAFVFRQLRLQKKDAPLLDLRAFNFRMFTVSVLLMVVAMVALFGAVILLPLYLQEIRGLKSLETGLALLPGGLAMGLLGPFIGRLFDKVGPLPLTVSGSVLMVLSLWQFSMLNAESAVWWIVALHVALSFGLALLFTPAFTTGLNPLPPHLYSHGSAIMSTLQQVAGAAGTALLVSIYAVVSAASGIVAGMHAAFLTAAIIAVAAVVLSAMMRKTAGAEHPAPAAH
- a CDS encoding Rossmann-like and DUF2520 domain-containing protein, which encodes MAKPGRLGVGIIGAGKVGAVLGAALRAAEHAVVGVSAVSDASRERAETLLPGVPVLDVQDIVERAELVLLAVPDDALGGLVKGLAKLGAWQPGQLVAHTSGRFGVGILHPVRAAGAVPLALHPAMTFTGMSLDLTRLLDCTFGVTADAAMLPIAQALVVEMGAEPVVIAEGDRTQYHAALAHGSNHLVTLVAQASQLLREVGVEAPERMLGPLLRATLENALASGEGALTGPVARGDVGTVAAHAEALREHDAGAGGDILEAYLAMARATASRAGSRGLLKPDQLNAIRAALEGTGNDGPQATEGD
- a CDS encoding alpha/beta fold hydrolase, with product MKEWAAVKQQAVPTHDGGRLALYSYGTVDAPGERRVVVIGGAFLTALIYRPFSEALAKGLGDGWAVDVYDRRGRGDSTPQPPDYSMATEIADVRTIMDTTGARNLFGHSLGGSVALNAVQEFAGTRHQPDKLAVYDAAVNIDGSVDTSWLDSFERSVNAGNVPHALAKLKKGMQPGTALARIPEPVLAGLMALVSRTKVNRLFKELMPSGVGELKAAFDEADHARDFSVLPPNTRFMVGAKSPSYYNVTAELLHRAVPGSAFQVSPKCVHASIPAAVKELVEDISAYFKG
- a CDS encoding alpha/beta fold hydrolase, coding for MVHGTLVTDALYGPFAMKLARLLGRPVHTYNRRGRAGSSEQPGGYSAATEVGDLAAVLRSTGSTDVAAHSYGGFVALQAARTGLIRRLVTYDAAVSVAGSLSRRWRPELEQTMAAGQLDHAWAHLVQGLETAGPVSKLPLGALRMLSILSARTRLGAEMRQLLPTALAEMQAVLKADAELQDFTGITTPTLMLSGGWSPAYFAETGRQLAAAVPAIDFALVPGQLHEGPLRPGHRLALTTARFLADDVGLRLRRIRAARHPLGHRFRMGP
- a CDS encoding sulfurtransferase; amino-acid sequence: MSNSDSNLQPFVDWNWCAGNAGRFVLVDTRWYLDGSSGKDAYDAGHIPDAVFVDMDQWLSGPASQEAGRNPLPDPEVFAQGMREAGINDSDTVIAYDDAGGVIAARLVWMLRSTGRSAAILNGGIASYPGQLAKDAPQIREGEFSAHAWPKSLLADISEASSDQYKVVDARNRDRFDGCQDPVDPRPGHIPGAVNVPCRENLDSSGRLLPEDQLRANFERAGIVSAQDTIAYCGSGVTACHNLLVLEQLGAGRGRLFVGGWSQYGHATDRPVETA
- a CDS encoding pantoate--beta-alanine ligase gives rise to the protein MAIKVVTTAAALRAESARLLTEKQGASQGLVPTMGALHEGHAMLARTAVEQNDVVVASIFVNPLQFGEAADLDRYPRTLEADMELLDAEGVDLVFVPPVDEVYPGGEPLVRVTAGRLAEKWEGASRPGHFDGALTVVAKLLHYGFPGAGLSGRGAFVTGTVAGQPAYRAYFGQKDAQQLTLVRRMVADLNFPVEIVAVPTVRSEGGLALSSRNRFLSGEEREAALVLSRALRLLEERANAHEPLDLESAQALVESQPLVGLDYFDVVDPDTLEPLAENCKETPFRGEGLAIIAAKVGPVRLIDNVPLSS